The following coding sequences lie in one Candidatus Kinetoplastibacterium sorsogonicusi genomic window:
- the purF gene encoding amidophosphoribosyltransferase: MCAVVGVIGKSPVNQLLYDSLLLLQHRGQEAAGIATLHNNKFYLYKSKGLVKDVFHKEAMLSLLGHSGIGHVRYSTAGSSSSEEAQPFYVNSPFGITLSHNGNLTNTDELREYLYKNSKRHINTTSDSELLINIFADELSYASLNFNYINDDIIFKAVSELHKKVRGAYSVILEISGYGIVAFKDPYGIRPLCFGYQNTEKGKEWMIASESVALEGNGFNIVRDVNPGEAIIINLNGDFSHKQCANNPKLIPCLFEYVYFARPDSLMNNVSIYEARLCMGEYLAMQVAKTINLMDIDIVVPIPDSSRPSAMQLANFLNINYREALIKNRYIGRTFIMPGHSSRRKSVKQKLNAIGSEFKNKNVLLVDDSIVRGNTSLEIVEMVRAAGAKKVYFASAAPQVKFPNVYGIDMPNKTELIAHNKTNEEIAKSIKADRVIYQNIDDLKKSIQKFNNSINEFDASCFDGKYITGDIDDNYFNKISNRNN; this comes from the coding sequence ATGTGTGCAGTTGTTGGAGTTATAGGTAAATCACCAGTTAATCAACTGTTGTATGATAGTTTACTATTATTACAACATAGAGGTCAAGAAGCTGCTGGAATTGCAACTTTACATAATAATAAATTTTATCTATATAAATCTAAAGGATTGGTAAAAGATGTTTTTCATAAAGAAGCAATGTTATCATTATTAGGTCATAGTGGGATAGGACATGTAAGATATTCAACAGCTGGATCCAGTTCAAGTGAAGAAGCTCAGCCTTTTTATGTAAATTCACCTTTTGGTATTACTCTTTCACATAATGGAAACTTAACTAATACCGATGAATTAAGAGAATATTTATATAAAAATTCAAAAAGGCATATAAATACTACTTCTGATTCAGAATTATTAATTAATATATTTGCAGATGAATTGAGTTACGCTAGTTTAAATTTTAATTATATAAATGATGATATAATTTTTAAGGCAGTTTCAGAATTACATAAAAAAGTGAGAGGTGCTTATTCTGTAATCTTAGAAATTTCAGGGTATGGTATAGTAGCATTTAAAGATCCTTATGGAATTAGGCCTTTATGTTTTGGATATCAAAATACAGAAAAAGGTAAAGAATGGATGATTGCTTCTGAATCTGTAGCGTTAGAAGGTAATGGTTTTAATATTGTAAGGGATGTTAATCCAGGAGAAGCAATAATTATTAATTTAAATGGTGATTTCTCTCATAAACAATGTGCTAATAATCCTAAATTAATACCATGTTTATTTGAATATGTTTATTTTGCTCGCCCAGATTCATTAATGAATAATGTATCAATATATGAAGCTCGTTTATGTATGGGTGAATATTTAGCTATGCAAGTTGCAAAAACTATTAATCTTATGGATATAGATATCGTAGTACCTATACCTGATTCCTCCAGACCATCTGCTATGCAATTAGCAAATTTTTTAAATATAAATTATAGAGAAGCATTAATTAAAAATCGCTATATAGGCCGTACTTTTATTATGCCTGGACATTCTTCTCGTCGTAAATCTGTTAAACAAAAGTTAAATGCTATTGGATCAGAATTTAAGAATAAAAATGTACTTTTAGTAGATGATTCAATTGTTAGAGGAAATACTAGTTTAGAAATTGTGGAGATGGTTAGAGCAGCTGGTGCAAAAAAAGTATATTTTGCTTCTGCTGCACCTCAGGTAAAATTTCCAAATGTTTATGGCATAGATATGCCTAATAAAACAGAACTTATTGCACATAATAAAACTAATGAAGAAATAGCTAAATCTATTAAAGCAGATCGTGTAATTTATCAAAATATAGATGATTTAAAAAAATCTATACAAAAATTTAATAATTCAATTAATGAATTTGATGCTTCATGTTTTGATGGAAAGTATATTACAGGAGATATAGATGATAACTATTTTAATAAAATAAGCAATAGAAATAACTAA
- a CDS encoding disulfide bond formation protein B — MFRYTSILGWFKRCCFCYVIKYFLDMKDNNSKFIKRLLVNTILSLFAVVISFIGQFFFENTLCSWCIFQRIIYILIFFISLLFYRLFFIKFLNNFLKNIYNLISILLILIWLIITYIQINSLNHNDICSTNIIEILINNFKLDSIAPNIFGIYTICSSENIYWFFMSILYFLILITINIKLIFLSKN; from the coding sequence TCTTGGGATGGTTTAAAAGATGTTGTTTCTGCTATGTTATTAAGTATTTCTTAGATATGAAAGATAACAACAGTAAATTCATAAAAAGATTATTAGTAAATACAATACTTTCTTTGTTTGCTGTTGTTATATCTTTTATTGGTCAATTTTTCTTTGAAAATACTTTATGTTCTTGGTGTATATTCCAAAGAATAATATACATATTAATATTTTTTATATCACTATTATTTTATAGACTATTTTTTATTAAATTTTTAAATAATTTTTTGAAAAATATATATAATTTAATCTCAATATTATTAATTTTAATATGGTTAATAATAACATACATACAAATTAATTCATTAAATCATAATGATATATGTAGTACAAATATTATAGAAATATTAATAAATAATTTTAAATTAGACTCCATTGCTCCAAATATATTTGGTATATACACCATATGTTCATCAGAAAATATTTATTGGTTTTTTATGAGTATTTTGTACTTTTTAATATTAATAACTATTAATATTAAGTTAATATTTTTGTCAAAGAATTAA
- a CDS encoding SPOR domain-containing protein, whose protein sequence is MIKNKQIIYYFFILKKVNIFYCFLIFCMMFSYINYYIKNDQNIVQKYIKSNKFVNIIENNEFYKRSYINKIFIKHNINFFVIQVATYSSENEAWNRYRIFKNEFCLNAFIEKVLINNEIKFRLLVGPFRNIEVANNVKNKLFILGYNNSVILNSE, encoded by the coding sequence TATATTATTTTTTTATTTTAAAAAAAGTAAATATTTTTTATTGTTTTTTAATATTTTGTATGATGTTTTCATATATAAACTATTACATAAAAAATGATCAAAATATTGTTCAAAAATATATAAAATCAAATAAATTTGTTAATATTATAGAAAATAATGAATTTTATAAAAGAAGTTATATTAATAAAATATTTATTAAACATAATATAAATTTTTTTGTAATACAAGTAGCTACTTATTCTTCTGAGAATGAAGCTTGGAATAGATATAGAATATTTAAAAATGAATTTTGCTTAAATGCTTTTATAGAAAAAGTTTTAATAAATAATGAAATAAAATTTCGTTTACTTGTAGGACCTTTTAGAAATATAGAAGTAGCTAATAATGTAAAAAATAAATTATTTATATTAGGCTACAATAATAGTGTAATTTTAAACAGTGAATAA
- a CDS encoding CvpA family protein — MNKLDILILAILLISTTIGLCKGFIKEAMSLLFFILSCYVSILYSPLLYLFISKYINDGIVCNIFSYLIIFFLVIILLGLINKNLLIFIKYSGFSSIDHTLGGIFGAIRGILILSMIIFIINMTPIIYELWWSNSLFIKLINQLNQFLKSYYQIYFLI, encoded by the coding sequence GTGAATAAACTTGACATATTGATATTAGCAATATTATTAATATCAACAACAATAGGATTATGCAAAGGTTTTATTAAAGAAGCTATGTCTTTATTATTCTTTATATTATCATGTTATGTATCTATATTATATTCACCATTATTATATTTATTTATATCTAAGTATATAAATGATGGTATTGTATGTAACATATTTTCCTATTTAATTATTTTTTTTTTAGTAATAATCTTACTAGGTTTAATAAATAAAAATTTGTTAATTTTTATTAAATATTCTGGTTTTTCATCAATTGATCATACTTTAGGTGGTATTTTTGGTGCTATTAGAGGTATATTAATACTTTCTATGATAATATTTATAATAAATATGACACCAATAATTTATGAACTGTGGTGGTCAAATTCTTTATTTATTAAGTTAATTAATCAATTAAATCAATTTTTAAAAAGTTATTACCAAATTTATTTTTTGATATAA